One stretch of Streptococcus australis DNA includes these proteins:
- a CDS encoding peptide deformylase produces MEKKIVRDVLFLSQVSKPASQEDLYLAKDLQDTLLANRETCVGLAANMIGAQKRVIIFNLGLVPMVMFNPVLLSFEGAYETEEGCLSLTGVRTTTRYEMITVSYRDSKWQERTITLTGFPAQICQHELDHLEGRII; encoded by the coding sequence ATGGAAAAGAAAATTGTCCGAGATGTCTTATTCTTGTCGCAGGTCTCGAAACCTGCAAGTCAGGAAGACCTTTATCTGGCTAAGGATTTGCAGGATACCCTGCTGGCTAATCGCGAGACCTGTGTCGGTCTGGCGGCTAATATGATTGGTGCGCAGAAGCGCGTGATTATCTTTAATCTTGGACTGGTTCCTATGGTCATGTTTAACCCCGTTCTTTTGTCTTTTGAGGGAGCTTACGAGACGGAGGAAGGTTGTTTATCTTTGACTGGGGTTCGAACGACGACTCGATATGAAATGATTACGGTATCCTATCGCGATAGCAAGTGGCAGGAACGGACTATTACACTAACAGGTTTTCCAGCTCAAATATGCCAACATGAACTGGATCATTTGGAAGGACGGATTATTTAG
- a CDS encoding cation-translocating P-type ATPase, whose product MSKEQKRQAFYTQSPEEVLKSVEATEQGLSSSEAQKRLAEYGRNELEEGEKKTLLVKFIEQFKDLMIIILVAAAILSVVTSGGEDIADAIIILAVVIINAAFGVYQEGKAEEAIEALKSMSSPAARVIRDGHMSEIDSKELVPGDIVALEAGDVVPADLRLLEANSLKIEEAALTGESVPVEKDLTVELATDAGIGDRVNMAFQNSNVTYGRGLGVVVNTGMYTEVGHIAGMLQDADETDTPLKQNLNNLSKVLTYAILVIALVTFVVGVFIQGKNPLGELMTSVALAVAAIPEGLPAIVTIVLALGTQVLAKRNSIVRKLPAVETLGSTEIIASDKTGTLTMNKMTVEKVFYDAVLHDSADDIELGLEMPLLRSVVLANDTKIDAEGNLIGDPTETAFIQYALDKGYDVKGFLEKYPRVAELPFDSDRKLMSTVHPLPDGKFLVAVKGAPDQLLKRCVSRDKAGDVAPIDNQVNDLIHTNNSEMAHQALRVLAGAYKIIDSIPENLTSEELENNLIFTGLIGMIDPERAEAAEAVRVAKEAGIRPIMITGDHQDTAEAIAKRLGIIDENDSEDHVLTGAELNELSDEEFEKVVGQYSVYARVSPEHKVRIVKAWQNQGKVVAMTGDGVNDAPALKTADIGIGMGITGTEVSKGASDMILADDNFATIIVAVEEGRKVFSNIQKTIQYLLSANTAEVLTIFLSTLFGWDVLQPVHLLWINLVTDTFPAIALGVEPAEPGVMTHKPRGRKSSFFSGGVMSSIIYQGVLQGALVLTVYGLALAYPVHVGDNKAIHADALTMAFATLGLIQLFHAYNVKSVYQSILTVGPFKSKTFNWSILVSFILLMATIVVEPLEGIFHVTKLDLSQWGIVMAGSFSMIIIVEIVKFVQRKLGLDKNAI is encoded by the coding sequence ATGTCAAAAGAACAAAAACGCCAAGCGTTTTATACTCAGAGTCCTGAAGAGGTCTTGAAGTCGGTTGAAGCAACTGAGCAAGGTCTTTCGTCAAGCGAAGCGCAGAAACGCCTAGCTGAATATGGGCGCAATGAACTCGAGGAGGGTGAGAAAAAAACTCTCTTGGTTAAATTCATAGAACAGTTTAAGGATTTGATGATTATCATCCTAGTTGCTGCGGCTATTTTGTCAGTCGTAACTTCTGGTGGAGAAGATATCGCAGATGCCATCATTATTCTAGCCGTGGTTATCATCAATGCAGCCTTCGGTGTTTACCAAGAAGGAAAAGCGGAAGAAGCCATCGAAGCCCTCAAGTCTATGTCTAGTCCAGCTGCTCGCGTTATTCGTGATGGGCACATGTCAGAGATTGATTCCAAAGAATTGGTGCCAGGAGATATCGTTGCCCTTGAAGCAGGTGACGTAGTACCAGCAGACCTACGTTTGCTAGAAGCCAATTCACTCAAAATCGAAGAAGCTGCCTTGACAGGTGAGTCTGTTCCAGTTGAAAAAGATTTGACTGTAGAACTCGCTACCGATGCTGGTATTGGTGACCGTGTCAATATGGCCTTCCAAAACTCAAACGTGACTTATGGTCGTGGTCTTGGTGTTGTTGTCAATACAGGTATGTACACAGAAGTGGGTCATATCGCTGGCATGCTCCAAGATGCGGATGAGACGGATACACCACTCAAACAAAACTTGAACAACCTCTCTAAGGTCTTGACCTATGCAATTTTGGTTATTGCCCTTGTTACTTTTGTAGTTGGAGTCTTTATTCAAGGTAAAAATCCACTTGGTGAGTTGATGACCTCTGTTGCGCTTGCTGTTGCAGCCATCCCAGAAGGACTTCCTGCTATCGTGACCATCGTTCTTGCCCTTGGTACTCAAGTTTTGGCAAAACGAAACTCTATCGTTCGTAAGTTGCCAGCAGTTGAAACGCTTGGTTCAACTGAGATCATCGCTTCTGATAAGACTGGTACGCTTACTATGAACAAGATGACAGTTGAAAAAGTCTTCTATGATGCAGTCCTACATGATTCAGCTGATGATATTGAACTAGGTCTTGAAATGCCTCTTCTTCGTTCTGTTGTTTTGGCTAATGATACTAAGATTGATGCAGAAGGAAACCTGATCGGAGATCCAACCGAAACAGCCTTCATCCAGTATGCCTTGGATAAGGGCTATGATGTTAAAGGATTTTTAGAGAAATATCCTCGTGTGGCTGAATTGCCATTTGACTCAGATCGTAAGCTCATGTCAACGGTTCATCCATTGCCAGATGGGAAATTCCTAGTGGCAGTCAAGGGAGCTCCTGACCAACTCTTGAAACGTTGTGTTTCTCGTGATAAAGCTGGAGATGTCGCTCCGATTGATAATCAAGTCAATGACTTAATTCACACAAATAACTCTGAAATGGCTCACCAAGCCTTGCGTGTCCTTGCAGGTGCTTATAAGATTATTGATAGCATTCCAGAAAACTTGACTTCTGAAGAACTGGAAAACAACTTGATCTTTACTGGTTTGATTGGGATGATTGACCCTGAGCGTGCCGAAGCGGCAGAAGCAGTTCGTGTCGCTAAGGAAGCAGGAATTCGTCCAATCATGATCACTGGTGACCACCAAGACACAGCGGAAGCCATTGCCAAACGTTTGGGAATCATCGATGAAAATGACTCAGAAGACCATGTCTTGACTGGTGCTGAGCTCAACGAACTCTCTGATGAAGAATTTGAAAAAGTAGTTGGTCAATACTCTGTTTACGCGCGTGTATCTCCAGAACACAAGGTTCGTATCGTGAAAGCTTGGCAAAACCAAGGTAAGGTCGTTGCCATGACAGGTGACGGTGTTAATGACGCCCCAGCCCTGAAAACAGCTGATATCGGTATCGGTATGGGAATCACTGGTACAGAGGTTTCTAAGGGTGCATCTGACATGATTCTTGCGGATGATAACTTTGCGACCATCATCGTCGCAGTTGAAGAAGGACGTAAGGTCTTCTCAAACATTCAAAAGACTATTCAATACCTACTTTCTGCCAATACGGCTGAAGTATTAACTATCTTCTTATCAACCTTGTTTGGTTGGGATGTCTTACAGCCAGTTCATCTTTTGTGGATCAACTTGGTAACCGATACCTTCCCAGCCATTGCTCTTGGTGTTGAACCAGCTGAGCCTGGTGTTATGACCCACAAACCACGTGGACGCAAATCAAGCTTCTTCTCAGGTGGGGTCATGAGTTCCATTATCTATCAAGGTGTACTCCAAGGGGCTCTCGTCTTGACCGTTTATGGTCTTGCTCTTGCCTATCCAGTCCATGTGGGAGATAATAAAGCAATTCATGCGGATGCCCTCACCATGGCCTTTGCAACACTTGGTTTGATCCAGCTCTTCCATGCCTACAACGTCAAGTCTGTTTACCAATCAATCTTGACAGTTGGACCATTCAAGTCTAAGACTTTCAACTGGTCTATCTTGGTATCCTTCATTCTTCTTATGGCAACGATCGTCGTAGAACCACTTGAAGGTATCTTCCACGTAACCAAACTAGACTTGTCACAATGGGGAATTGTCATGGCTGGAAGCTTCTCAATGATTATCATTGTCGAAATCGTTAAGTTTGTTCAACGTAAACTTGGTCTTGATAAGAACGCGATTTAA
- a CDS encoding cation diffusion facilitator family transporter, translated as MNQSMSNLKLAERGAIISISTYLLLSAAKLATGHLLHSSSLVADGFNNVSDIIGNVALLIGIRMARQPADRDHRFGHWKIEDLASLITSIIMFYVGFDVLRDTIQKILSREQTVIDPLGATLGVVSAAVMFAVYLYNTRLSRKSKSKALKAAAKDNLSDAVTSLGTSIAILASSFNYPIVDKLVAIIITFFILKTAYDIFIESSFSLSDGFDDRLLEDYQKAIMEIPKISKVKSQRGRTYGSNIYLDITLEMNPDLSVYESHEIADQVESMLEERFGVFDTDVHIEPAPIPEDEIWDNVYKKLLMREQLIDQGNQLEELLAEDFLYIRQDGEQMDKKAYQAEKELKAAIKDIQITSISQKTKLICYELDGIVHTSIWRRHETWQNIFHQETKKE; from the coding sequence ATGAATCAATCCATGTCAAATCTCAAGTTGGCGGAACGTGGTGCCATTATCAGCATTTCGACCTACCTCCTCTTGTCTGCGGCAAAATTAGCGACTGGCCACCTCCTACATTCTTCCAGTTTGGTAGCGGATGGTTTCAATAACGTATCAGATATTATCGGAAATGTTGCTCTTCTGATCGGTATTCGGATGGCTCGCCAGCCCGCAGATCGTGACCATCGTTTCGGTCACTGGAAGATTGAAGATTTGGCTAGTTTGATTACTTCCATCATCATGTTCTACGTTGGCTTTGATGTGCTTCGGGACACCATTCAAAAAATTCTCAGTCGGGAACAGACAGTTATCGACCCACTGGGTGCAACTCTCGGAGTCGTCTCTGCAGCAGTCATGTTCGCCGTTTATCTCTATAATACCCGCCTCAGTAGAAAATCCAAATCCAAGGCCCTCAAGGCTGCCGCCAAGGACAATCTTTCCGATGCTGTCACCTCGCTGGGGACTTCCATCGCCATCCTAGCCAGCAGTTTCAATTATCCAATCGTGGATAAACTGGTCGCTATCATCATCACTTTCTTTATCTTAAAGACAGCCTATGATATCTTTATCGAGTCTTCCTTTAGTCTTTCAGATGGTTTTGACGACCGTCTGCTGGAAGATTATCAGAAGGCTATCATGGAGATTCCAAAGATTAGTAAGGTTAAGTCCCAAAGAGGTCGCACCTACGGTAGCAATATCTACCTTGATATCACGCTGGAGATGAATCCCGACCTATCAGTCTATGAAAGTCACGAAATTGCAGATCAGGTTGAGTCTATGCTAGAAGAACGATTTGGAGTATTTGACACCGATGTCCATATCGAACCTGCTCCTATACCTGAAGACGAAATTTGGGACAATGTTTATAAAAAACTACTCATGCGCGAGCAATTGATTGACCAAGGGAACCAGCTAGAAGAACTCCTTGCTGAGGACTTTCTCTATATCCGTCAAGATGGAGAGCAGATGGATAAAAAGGCCTATCAAGCTGAAAAAGAACTTAAAGCTGCAATTAAGGACATCCAAATCACTTCTATCAGTCAAAAAACCAAAC